The Zingiber officinale cultivar Zhangliang chromosome 9A, Zo_v1.1, whole genome shotgun sequence genome window below encodes:
- the LOC122019462 gene encoding uncharacterized protein LOC122019462, producing the protein MESPFFFSNDPWSAAARRRPSGRGTQRPLFYVSDPWSAHHPYSGRTNHFPESAPSRAPEPSPATRPRVVSIPVHFGRSDDATEPAGPIRPETSKSDAAVTIQRVFRGYIVRKNIKILSQVALEVEEVEGRLRANEARLRVDPKERLQMNEMLMAQLLRLDSVRWVREYRRKVIRKVIALQEFLDAISVQIEESPNSVNSQATAKMNSNYVDSSGMSNDVVSNTISQDAICSVAEEVSPDNKDPILGSIEDGEDAEKKSDGNVSSDEGFKAQDSLACRNDSEEKERMSQDEGFIVVAAEEATCNSPADVHSQKDPGLELTEQETCEVEAMEEVVQLPEDSARMTVEDEGFMVVAAEEATCNSLSGTDSQKDPGFEVTEQEMKEEATEKVVEMPEDSSWMTVKTGNGSTEVSGVEEALKKVMAESERLQGLVAALCDWNAEQCRLMAGLADRVGSLELAVQRMEKRNKNKCGRGRC; encoded by the coding sequence ATGGAGAGCCCTTTCTTCTTCTCGAACGATCCTTGGAGTGCCGCAGCTCGACGCCGTCCCAGCGGGAGAGGCACGCAGAGGCCCCTCTTCTATGTTTCCGACCCATGGAGCGCTCACCACCCTTATTCCGGTCGAACCAATCACTTCCCTGAGTCGGCGCCCAGTCGTGCACCAGAGCCGTCGCCTGCCACAAGGCCTCGCGTTGTTTCCATCCCCGTCCACTTTGGCCGATCTGACGACGCCACCGAACCTGCTGGGCCAATTCGGCCGGAAACCTCCAAGTCAGACGCCGCCGTCACCATCCAGAGAGTTTTTCGAGGCTACATTGTGCGCAAGAACATCAAAATACTTTCCCAGGTCGCCTTggaggtggaggaggtggagggaAGGCTCCGCGCCAACGAGGCGCGGTTGCGTGTGGACCCCAAGGAGCGATTGCAGATGAATGAAATGCTGATGGCGCAGCTTCTTCGCCTCGATTCCGTCCGCTGGGTCAGGGAGTATCGGAGAAAGGTGATACGCAAGGTGATCGCGCTACAGGAGTTTCTGGATGCGATCTCGGTCCAAATTGAAGAATCCCCCAATTCGGTTAATTCTCAAGCAACTGCGAAGATGAACTcgaattatgttgattctagtGGTATGTCTAACGATGTTGTCTCCAATACGATTTCACAAGACGCGATTTGCTCCGTCGCTGAGGAAGTCAGTCCAGATAATAAAGATCCAATCTTGGGCTCCATTGAAGATGGCGAAGATGCAGAAAAGAAATCAGATGGCAATGTGTCGTCCGATGAGGGATTCAAAGCCCAAGATTCCCTAGCTTGCAGGAATGACTCTGAGGAGAAGGAAAGGATGTCGCAAGATGAAGGATTCATTGTGGTTGCAGCAGAGGAAGCAACCTGCAACTCCCCGGCGGACGTGCATTCGCAGAAAGATCCCGGTCTCGAGTTAACGGAGCAAGAGACTTGTGAGGTTGAAGCAATGGAGGAAGTTGTGCAATTGCCAGAGGATTCTGCCCGAATGACTGTGGAAGATGAAGGATTCATGGTGGTTGCAGCAGAGGAGGCAACCTGCAACTCCCTGTCTGGCACCGATTCGCAGAAAGATCCCGGTTTTGAGGTAACGGAGCAAGAGATGAAGGAGGAGGCAACGGAGAAAGTCGTGGAAATGCCAGAGGATTCTTCCTGGATGACTGTGAAAACTGGGAATGGTTCGACGGAGGTTTCGGGGGTGGAGGAGGCACTGAAGAAGGTGATGGCGGAGAGCGAGAGGCTGCAGGGGTTGGTGGCGGCCTTGTGCGACTGGAACGCGGAGCAATGTAGGCTGATGGCAGGGCTGGCCGATAGGGTGGGGAGCTTGGAGCTGGCTGTGCAGCGGATGGAGAAGAGGAACAAGAATAAGTGTGGTAGAGGTAGATGCTGA
- the LOC122019463 gene encoding uncharacterized protein LOC122019463: MPRAHGRGWGSSRARSRSRGYDSGSGRGRGHACQRATTTDHGLDEAPISPSELIPGAQVGPSIRVGGQTEGQPHLVAAQVAVPAIPTASFIMEKSRIPLLASSAKDRFTLFHGGTDPWVARTWLEDIEATFGYMSCSDTEKVELAAYHFRGQASTWWKMQKTVFGDQIISWQSFREAFERQYFPAAFCVARRQEFMSLKQGDRSVLDYSAEFSRLAEFCPHMVAQDSDRMFHFTQGLAAYIRIRMSGFPVTTYREALDRAIFIEMTQQQVSQEREASRQTSQSSHSRQQSRGRRSRGQDTTRESSRSRKVAKVSQGSSRPVPSQRGQISVKCFQYGAPNHLALECPLDKSICFYCKLSGHMQKDCTLKAQHQAGGSQSQ; this comes from the coding sequence ATGCCACGAGCCCATGGTCGCGGTTGGGGCAGTAGCCGTGCTCGTAGTCGTAGTCGTGGTTACGACAGTGGTAGTGGTCGCGGTCGTGGTCATGCATGTCAGCGTGCCACTACTACTGATCATGGTTTGGATGAGGCTCCTATCTCCCCATCTGAGTTGATACCGGGAGCTCAGGTTGGTCCCAGTATTAGAGTTGGTGGTCAGACTGAGGGACAACCTCATCTTGTTGCAGCTCAGGTAGCCGTACCAGCCATTCCTACAGCATCGTTTATTATGGAAAAGTCCCGTATTCCTTTGCTTGCTAGTTCAGCAAAGGATCGTTTTACGCTGTTCCATGGAGGCACCGATCCTTGGGTGGCGCGTACATGGTTGGAGGATATTGAGGCCACTTTTGGATACATGTCCTGTTCAGACACAGAGAAGGTAGAGCTAGCCGCTTATCATTTTCGAGGGCAAGCATCCACATGGTGGAAGATGCAAAAGACAGTCTTTGGGGATCAGATTATCTCTTGGCAGTCTTTTCGAGAGGCGTTCGAGAGACAGTATTTTCCTGCAGCATTTTGTGTTGCTCGACGCCAGGAATTCATGAGTCTCAAGCAGGGTGACCGAAGCGTGCTAgactatagtgcagaatttagcaGACTTGCTGAGTTTTGCCCACATATGGTTGCTCAGGACTCAGACCGTATGTTTCACTTTACACAGGGACTGGCAGCATATATTCGGATCAGGATGTCTGGATTTCCTGTTACTACTTATCGAGAGGCACTTGATCGAGCCATATTtattgagatgactcagcagcaaGTCTCTCAAGAAAGAGAAGCCAGCCGACAGACCTCGCAGAGCTCACACTCTAGACAGCAGAGTCGAGGTCGTCGATCTCGTGGTCAGGATACGACTAGAGAGTCTTCACGGTCACGAAAGGTGGCCAAAGTATCACAGGGATCTAGTCGCCCAGTTCCATCACAGCGGGGCCAGATATCGGTGAAGTGTTTTCAATATGGTGCACCAAATCACCTGGCATTAGAATGTCCACTGGATAAGAGTATATGTTTTTATTGTAAACTGTCAGGACATATGCAGAAAGATTGCACTTTGAAGGCACAACATCAAGCAGGAGGATCACAGTCTCAGTAG